A genomic region of Providencia sp. R33 contains the following coding sequences:
- a CDS encoding outer membrane usher protein gives MMALGYIHMPLLRISRPRLTAMLVAVSLSCNSYAEQIEFNTDILDVNDRANIDLAQFSRPGFLMPGEYRFSIFINKHQLPEQTVFYYVPDGQPDDSVACLSPVLVEQLALKPDLLPTLKWWHDGQCLSLDSLPGTEVKGDLAASALYISLPQAYLEYTAENWDPPARWEDGLPGALFDYNLNAQVGQQTRGGQRTNANVSGNGVAGVNLGVWRMRADWQLRLDKQQGQGTSRSLDWTRYYVYRAIKSLGAKLTLGEDYLASDIFDSFRFTGLSLITDINMLPPNLRGYAPEITGVAKSNATVIVSQQGRIIYQTQVAAGPFRIQDLNDALSGEINVEVKEQDGTIQTFTVNTASVPYLTRPGQLRYKLAAGRPTDWRHQVSGETFASGEFSWGVNNGWSLYGGGVAAENYASAAVGIGRDLMMFGALSFDITHARSRLKGLTEVGDKTYHGNSYRLSYSKRFDAYNSQVTFAGYRFAEQGFMSMSEYLNAQSTGVRQYSSKEIYTVSYNQQFPALGLSAYINYYHQTYWDQPDNDRYSLSLARYFDIGKWKNLSVNLTAYRNRYRQTNDDGAYLSLSLPWGERGSLSMNSSWNEHDNSQRVSYYDRLDERTNYQLSTGWSRSGGLVSGYYTHQADLAQINANATYQQDRYRSAGLSLQGGFTAIKQGVVMHRGNQLGGTRIFVDTDGVPDIPLRGYGSTIRTNYFGQAVLTDVNSYYRNQVSVDLNTLPEDAQVSQSIKQGTLTEGAIGYRQFDVVAGHSAMALLRLSDNSVPPFGAQVFNIKGQQVGMVGDDGSTYLTGLNPNDKLQVRWDDKAQCEITLPKILPKSDTLLTNWLLPCHATDILPLEQTETVVESDAVSLPSFSTPHSLTSGASDKPNLVSSKSWLRK, from the coding sequence ATGATGGCCCTAGGTTATATTCATATGCCGTTGTTACGGATAAGCCGTCCTCGGTTGACAGCAATGCTTGTTGCTGTGTCCTTAAGTTGTAACAGCTATGCTGAGCAGATTGAATTTAATACGGATATTTTGGATGTTAATGACCGCGCAAATATTGATTTAGCCCAGTTTTCACGTCCGGGCTTTTTAATGCCGGGTGAATATCGTTTTTCTATTTTTATAAATAAACATCAATTACCGGAACAAACCGTATTTTATTACGTCCCCGACGGCCAGCCAGATGACAGCGTTGCCTGTTTAAGCCCTGTGTTAGTTGAGCAACTAGCGCTTAAACCTGATTTATTGCCAACATTAAAATGGTGGCATGATGGTCAGTGTTTATCACTCGATAGCTTACCGGGTACGGAAGTTAAAGGGGATTTAGCCGCTTCTGCTTTGTATATCAGTTTACCCCAAGCCTATTTGGAGTATACAGCCGAAAACTGGGATCCGCCTGCTCGCTGGGAGGATGGATTACCCGGCGCCCTTTTTGATTATAACCTCAATGCTCAGGTTGGTCAGCAAACTCGGGGCGGACAACGAACAAATGCTAATGTTAGCGGCAATGGTGTTGCGGGTGTGAATTTAGGTGTGTGGCGTATGCGTGCGGATTGGCAACTACGTTTAGACAAGCAGCAAGGTCAAGGTACTTCCCGTTCATTAGATTGGACGCGGTATTATGTTTATCGTGCAATTAAATCTCTCGGGGCAAAACTCACCTTAGGTGAAGATTATTTAGCTTCCGATATTTTTGACAGCTTTCGATTTACGGGGCTGAGTTTGATCACTGACATCAATATGTTACCGCCAAATCTACGGGGATATGCTCCCGAAATAACGGGGGTAGCCAAAAGTAATGCTACTGTTATCGTGAGTCAGCAAGGCCGTATTATTTATCAAACGCAAGTTGCTGCAGGTCCTTTTCGTATTCAAGACTTAAATGATGCGCTATCCGGTGAGATTAATGTTGAAGTTAAAGAACAAGATGGAACTATTCAAACGTTTACGGTGAATACAGCCAGTGTTCCTTACCTCACTCGCCCGGGGCAATTGCGTTATAAGCTTGCCGCTGGACGCCCAACTGATTGGCGCCACCAAGTGAGTGGTGAAACATTTGCGAGCGGCGAGTTTTCGTGGGGAGTGAATAACGGCTGGTCATTGTATGGTGGCGGTGTTGCTGCGGAGAATTACGCTTCTGCAGCGGTCGGTATCGGTCGAGATCTCATGATGTTTGGCGCGTTGTCTTTTGATATCACCCATGCGCGTTCACGGTTAAAAGGGTTAACTGAAGTCGGCGATAAAACGTATCACGGTAATTCATATCGTTTGAGCTATTCAAAACGATTTGATGCCTACAATAGCCAAGTGACATTTGCGGGATATCGTTTTGCTGAACAAGGTTTTATGAGTATGTCTGAGTACTTAAATGCGCAGTCTACGGGTGTCCGCCAGTACAGCAGTAAGGAAATATATACGGTTTCCTATAACCAACAATTTCCGGCGTTGGGACTCAGTGCTTATATAAATTATTACCATCAAACCTACTGGGATCAGCCTGATAATGACCGTTATAGTCTGTCTTTAGCGCGTTATTTTGATATCGGGAAATGGAAAAATTTAAGTGTTAACTTGACGGCTTATCGAAATCGGTATCGGCAGACTAATGATGATGGCGCCTATCTTTCCCTTTCATTGCCTTGGGGGGAGAGGGGTTCGCTTAGCATGAACAGTAGTTGGAATGAGCATGATAATTCTCAACGAGTCAGTTATTACGACCGATTAGATGAACGCACTAATTACCAATTAAGTACCGGATGGTCTCGTTCTGGTGGGTTAGTGAGTGGTTATTACACGCATCAAGCGGATTTGGCTCAAATCAATGCAAATGCCACTTATCAGCAAGATAGATATCGTTCTGCTGGCTTATCACTTCAAGGTGGTTTTACGGCGATTAAGCAAGGTGTGGTGATGCATCGTGGTAATCAGCTTGGGGGGACTCGAATTTTTGTTGATACGGATGGTGTTCCTGATATTCCATTACGAGGCTATGGCTCAACCATACGAACAAACTATTTTGGTCAGGCTGTATTAACAGACGTGAACAGTTATTACCGTAATCAAGTCAGTGTCGATTTAAATACATTACCTGAAGATGCTCAGGTATCACAATCGATTAAGCAAGGTACTTTAACAGAAGGTGCTATTGGCTACCGCCAGTTCGATGTTGTGGCTGGGCACAGTGCAATGGCCTTATTGCGTTTATCTGATAATAGTGTTCCCCCATTTGGGGCACAAGTTTTCAATATAAAAGGCCAACAAGTGGGAATGGTAGGGGATGATGGGAGTACGTATTTAACGGGGCTCAACCCTAACGATAAGTTACAAGTTCGTTGGGATGATAAAGCACAATGTGAAATCACCTTACCTAAAATATTGCCGAAGAGCGACACATTGTTAACGAATTGGTTATTACCGTGCCATGCGACTGACATCTTACCTCTTGAGCAGACTGAGACGGTTGTTGAATCGGATGCGGTAAGTTTACCGTCATTCTCTACGCCTCATTCATTAACTTCTGGGGCATCGGATAAGCCAAATTTGGTCAGCTCAAAGAGCTGGTTAAGAAAATAA
- a CDS encoding fimbrial protein yields MKYLTLSKLLSLSLSICALIDISPATALGSVKMNGSIIETACAIDVGSRDQTINMGSLSLSDIRRDGQGPTHPFVIKLVNCVLERQNPNKPNWQYFRVTFDGAHQRGLFSVNGQAKGVGLQIQRNDDGAIIVPGQALSPQTLTQGSHDLAYELKLVANHAPLVSGQYYSQLRFKLDYE; encoded by the coding sequence ATGAAATATTTAACGCTCAGTAAACTGCTTTCATTGAGTCTCAGTATCTGTGCCCTCATCGATATTTCCCCTGCCACTGCGTTAGGCTCAGTAAAGATGAATGGCAGTATCATTGAAACGGCCTGCGCTATTGATGTAGGGAGTCGTGACCAAACTATTAATATGGGCAGCCTCTCTCTCAGTGATATCCGTCGAGATGGACAAGGACCTACACATCCGTTTGTTATTAAGTTAGTTAATTGCGTTCTTGAACGTCAAAACCCAAATAAACCTAATTGGCAATACTTTAGAGTCACCTTTGATGGTGCACATCAACGCGGATTATTTAGTGTGAATGGACAAGCCAAAGGTGTCGGATTGCAAATTCAGCGCAATGACGACGGAGCAATTATTGTTCCAGGACAGGCTCTGTCTCCTCAAACATTAACACAGGGCTCCCATGATTTAGCTTATGAATTAAAGTTGGTGGCTAATCATGCTCCATTAGTTTCAGGACAGTATTACAGCCAATTACGCTTTAAATTGGATTATGAATAA
- a CDS encoding fimbrial protein: MKKLFLLALVSSAMSASVLAADMGHGKVTFKGSIIDAPCSISPDAIDQTVELGQISNMALVDGGKSSPRIFDIALENCDVTALTKGVQLTFSGAAASFDNTNKTLGIVGTGSGAGVQITNGSGNIITLGTPTPFQNIQDGNNTLRFSAYLMGNGGDIKTITAGEFSSVADFTLSYE, encoded by the coding sequence ATGAAAAAATTATTTTTATTAGCACTAGTTTCTAGTGCTATGAGCGCTTCTGTACTTGCTGCGGATATGGGCCACGGAAAAGTGACTTTTAAAGGCTCCATTATTGATGCGCCATGTTCTATTTCACCAGATGCGATTGATCAAACTGTTGAGCTGGGGCAAATATCCAATATGGCATTAGTGGATGGTGGTAAATCTAGTCCACGTATTTTTGATATTGCTTTAGAAAATTGTGATGTAACAGCATTAACAAAAGGCGTTCAATTAACATTTAGTGGTGCAGCAGCTTCATTTGATAATACGAATAAAACGTTAGGTATCGTTGGTACTGGTTCAGGTGCTGGCGTACAAATTACGAATGGTAGCGGCAATATTATTACTTTAGGTACACCAACACCATTCCAAAATATTCAAGATGGCAATAATACTCTGCGTTTTTCTGCGTATTTAATGGGTAATGGCGGTGATATTAAAACGATTACCGCAGGTGAATTTAGCTCCGTAGCTGACTTTACACTGTCATACGAATAA
- a CDS encoding helix-turn-helix domain-containing protein, with translation MKNVNTIGIKIKKLRKGKGLTAEELGRFLGVSQQHVSRYERGVSLVNIDILIKLSFIFKVTIGELTKN, from the coding sequence ATGAAAAACGTTAATACAATTGGTATAAAAATAAAAAAATTGCGCAAGGGAAAAGGTTTAACCGCAGAAGAATTAGGTAGATTTTTAGGTGTGAGCCAGCAACATGTTTCTCGTTATGAGAGGGGTGTTAGTCTTGTTAATATTGATATATTAATAAAATTATCATTTATATTTAAAGTTACGATTGGGGAGCTAACAAAAAATTAA
- a CDS encoding helix-turn-helix domain-containing protein produces MIDLFSSRRLIGSRVKELRHERKMSTFELAECLFCSQEYINRIELGSAKLSIDKIYRISICLNVDIETLLSGIGFQVKQKTKKSVCYYQAECIV; encoded by the coding sequence ATGATTGACTTATTTTCATCAAGAAGACTAATTGGCTCTAGGGTAAAAGAATTAAGGCATGAAAGAAAAATGTCAACTTTTGAATTGGCAGAGTGTCTTTTTTGTTCTCAAGAGTATATAAATCGCATAGAGCTTGGTTCTGCCAAATTGAGTATTGATAAAATTTATCGCATATCTATTTGTCTAAATGTTGATATTGAGACATTGCTATCAGGTATTGGGTTTCAAGTTAAACAAAAAACAAAAAAATCAGTGTGTTATTATCAAGCTGAATGCATTGTTTAA
- a CDS encoding fimbrial protein, which yields MKRIVYLTALVSSIIMCPALADQGHGKVTFKGEIIDAPCSISSDSIDQTVWLGQIANSVLADGGTSTAKQFDIELEDCVFTKDANGKVYNDKVSITFSGSSASFNAKLLGVTGLDATDPTSIGNVGIQLTDTNGTALDMGIATSQAHQLQAGDNTLRYSAYVQGANVAVDKIPLGKFEGITNFTLTYN from the coding sequence ATGAAAAGAATAGTTTACTTAACTGCACTGGTTTCGAGTATTATTATGTGTCCAGCACTTGCTGATCAAGGACATGGTAAAGTCACCTTTAAAGGTGAAATCATCGATGCACCTTGCTCGATTAGCTCTGATTCCATTGACCAAACAGTATGGTTAGGTCAAATCGCTAACTCTGTTTTAGCAGATGGAGGGACTTCAACTGCAAAACAATTTGATATCGAATTGGAAGACTGTGTATTTACTAAAGATGCAAATGGCAAAGTTTACAACGATAAAGTTAGTATAACATTTTCCGGTTCTAGTGCCTCGTTCAACGCTAAATTATTGGGTGTAACCGGTTTAGATGCTACTGATCCAACTTCTATTGGTAATGTGGGGATTCAATTAACAGATACTAACGGTACTGCATTAGATATGGGGATTGCTACATCTCAAGCACACCAACTACAAGCAGGTGACAACACTCTGCGTTATAGCGCTTACGTACAAGGTGCAAACGTTGCAGTAGATAAAATTCCATTAGGTAAATTCGAAGGCATAACTAACTTTACCTTAACTTATAACTAA
- a CDS encoding fimbrial protein, producing MKGFIYSLRNVSSLLLFTLFLSPQMAASPHGWGKVTMNGEIVDTACAIDIGSRDQTINMGALPTSYIREVGKGPIKEFNIKLVDCRWEKYSKDNNEWNSLEVTFDGPSNGDFFTLSGEAKGVQLALHDISGYSITPGKPLPTQGITPGTMILKYQMQLVTNYHPVKAGNYQTLLRFKVDYY from the coding sequence GTGAAAGGATTTATCTATTCGCTAAGAAATGTATCGTCTCTATTGCTTTTTACATTATTTCTTTCGCCACAAATGGCGGCATCACCTCATGGATGGGGAAAAGTCACAATGAACGGCGAAATAGTCGATACTGCCTGTGCAATAGATATAGGGTCAAGGGATCAGACCATTAATATGGGGGCGCTTCCAACAAGCTATATTCGCGAAGTTGGGAAAGGCCCCATAAAGGAATTCAATATTAAACTCGTTGATTGCCGTTGGGAAAAATATTCAAAAGATAATAACGAATGGAATTCACTCGAAGTCACTTTTGATGGACCATCAAATGGTGATTTTTTCACACTTTCGGGTGAAGCAAAAGGAGTGCAATTGGCCCTGCATGATATCTCGGGATACTCCATTACACCAGGAAAGCCATTGCCTACACAAGGAATTACCCCTGGCACAATGATATTGAAATATCAAATGCAATTAGTCACCAATTATCATCCTGTTAAAGCGGGTAATTACCAAACCTTATTAAGGTTCAAGGTTGATTATTATTAA
- a CDS encoding outer membrane usher protein, protein MFFMFFKKHKINIITATIMLIFGSLSAKLYAADTIQFNTALLDLEDKKNIDIKQFSRAGYIMPGTYPLKIQLNKETLPEQRFSFYAPQNAPDASLVCITQEQVQQLGLTVDALKKVTWWHNNECLDLLSLPGFQAQGDLSDSRLYLSIPQAYLEYRTANWDPPSLWDEGISGAILDYNINARANKPHDNNSNYNMTANGVAGVNIGAWRFRGDWQGRDQRETGSNSNNEHNFQWNRFYAYKALPNSKAKLTLGEDYFNTDLFDSFRFTGVSLRTDILMLPPNLRGYAPEITGVSTTNATVIISQQGRIIYQEQVAAGPFRIQNLSDATTGKLDVRIEEQDGSVQEYQVETANIPYLTRPGSVRYKLSMGRPTNMKHHVNGYTFASGEMSWGVTNGWSLLAGSLNSQDYNAFNVGVGRDLLVFGALSFDITHSIANIPNDKKLTGNSYRINYSKRFDDYDSQVQFAGYRFSEPSFMTTTDFLTAKDSGERQGSNKEMYVISLNKNFRESRITTYLNYSHQTYWDKPESNRYNLMVTKTLDWGNLKNINISLSAYRNKYNDTNDDGLYISASMPWGNGANIGYSLQATRDDTVNRATYYDKLSDRTNYQVSAGSTNKGGTASTYITHYGDNTKLTANASYIHNNYTSFGLGAQGGFTMTLKGADAHRVSNIGGTRLLIDTDGVAKIPVSDRGIPIASNEFGKVVVPDLNSYYRSKVKVDLNALPNNAEVTDSIVQATLTEGAIGYRKFNVLSGEKMMLSMRMSDGSAPPFGAQVTNLTGKETGIVTDNGYAYVSGINPNEVMIIHWGGAAQCEIHFPENLETISQGLFIPCKPLSNKRNETDNNL, encoded by the coding sequence ATGTTTTTTATGTTTTTTAAAAAACACAAGATAAATATAATAACGGCAACGATAATGTTAATTTTTGGATCATTATCTGCCAAGTTATATGCTGCTGATACCATACAATTTAATACAGCATTATTAGATTTAGAAGACAAAAAAAACATCGATATTAAGCAATTTTCACGTGCTGGCTATATTATGCCTGGTACTTATCCCCTAAAAATACAATTAAATAAAGAAACTCTGCCTGAGCAACGATTTTCATTCTATGCACCTCAGAATGCCCCTGATGCAAGCCTTGTGTGTATCACCCAAGAACAAGTCCAACAATTAGGGTTAACAGTAGATGCTTTGAAGAAAGTCACATGGTGGCATAATAACGAGTGCCTTGATTTACTCAGCTTGCCTGGCTTTCAAGCTCAAGGAGACTTATCTGACTCAAGATTATACCTCAGTATTCCTCAAGCTTATCTTGAATATAGAACAGCTAACTGGGATCCTCCCTCTCTTTGGGATGAAGGGATTTCAGGGGCTATTTTAGACTACAACATTAATGCAAGAGCCAATAAACCTCATGATAACAATAGTAATTATAATATGACGGCAAATGGTGTTGCGGGTGTTAACATCGGTGCATGGCGCTTCAGGGGCGATTGGCAGGGACGTGATCAACGAGAAACTGGCTCAAATAGTAACAACGAGCATAATTTCCAATGGAATCGATTTTACGCCTATAAGGCTTTACCTAATAGTAAAGCTAAATTGACCTTAGGTGAAGACTATTTTAACACTGATTTATTCGATAGCTTTCGATTTACAGGTGTTAGTTTACGCACGGACATCTTAATGCTTCCACCTAACTTACGTGGATATGCACCTGAAATTACAGGAGTTTCGACCACCAACGCGACAGTAATTATTAGCCAACAAGGGCGAATTATTTACCAAGAACAAGTCGCTGCAGGACCTTTCCGTATCCAGAATTTAAGTGATGCAACGACAGGTAAACTGGATGTTCGAATCGAAGAGCAGGATGGTTCAGTTCAAGAATATCAGGTTGAAACGGCTAATATTCCTTATTTAACGCGACCCGGTAGTGTTCGATATAAATTATCCATGGGTCGACCAACGAATATGAAGCACCATGTTAATGGATATACATTCGCTAGTGGTGAAATGTCGTGGGGTGTCACCAATGGTTGGTCATTACTCGCAGGCTCATTGAATAGCCAAGACTATAATGCATTCAACGTGGGTGTCGGTCGTGATTTATTAGTATTTGGCGCCTTATCTTTCGATATTACGCATTCTATTGCAAATATTCCTAATGATAAAAAACTCACAGGCAATTCTTATCGAATAAACTATTCGAAGCGCTTTGATGACTATGATAGCCAAGTTCAATTTGCAGGTTATCGCTTCTCTGAGCCTAGTTTTATGACTACGACTGATTTTTTAACGGCAAAAGACTCAGGCGAACGTCAAGGCAGTAATAAGGAAATGTATGTAATTTCTCTAAATAAAAACTTTAGGGAATCAAGAATCACCACTTATTTAAACTATTCGCACCAAACCTATTGGGATAAGCCAGAAAGCAATCGCTACAATTTAATGGTGACAAAAACCTTAGATTGGGGAAACTTGAAAAATATTAATATTTCGTTATCGGCTTATCGCAATAAATATAACGACACAAATGATGACGGCCTTTATATTTCAGCCTCAATGCCTTGGGGAAATGGTGCCAATATTGGTTATTCATTACAAGCAACACGGGACGACACCGTTAACCGGGCGACCTATTATGACAAGCTGTCAGATAGAACCAATTACCAAGTCAGTGCCGGGTCAACCAACAAAGGCGGAACAGCAAGCACCTATATTACTCATTATGGCGATAATACGAAGTTAACCGCAAATGCCAGCTATATTCACAACAATTACACGTCATTTGGTTTAGGGGCTCAAGGCGGATTCACCATGACGTTAAAGGGTGCGGATGCTCACCGAGTTTCAAATATAGGCGGCACTCGTTTACTCATCGACACTGACGGCGTGGCTAAAATTCCCGTATCAGACCGCGGTATCCCTATTGCATCAAATGAATTCGGTAAAGTGGTTGTACCTGACTTAAATAGCTACTACCGCAGTAAAGTTAAAGTCGACTTAAACGCTCTGCCGAATAATGCCGAAGTGACTGATTCTATTGTTCAAGCGACATTAACAGAAGGCGCAATTGGCTACCGTAAATTTAATGTGTTATCTGGTGAAAAGATGATGCTTTCAATGCGTATGTCTGATGGTTCCGCACCACCATTTGGTGCTCAGGTTACCAATTTGACAGGAAAAGAAACAGGAATAGTCACTGATAATGGGTATGCCTACGTGAGTGGAATCAACCCGAATGAAGTCATGATTATTCATTGGGGTGGTGCAGCTCAATGTGAAATTCATTTTCCTGAAAATTTAGAAACAATTAGCCAAGGATTATTCATTCCTTGTAAACCATTATCAAATAAACGTAATGAAACAGATAATAATCTGTAG
- a CDS encoding fimbria/pilus periplasmic chaperone: MKKLTNLYISAILLSSLVSGSAFSAIALDRTRIIFNGDQKSVSITITNKNNQLPYLAQGWVENIQGVKITSPFAVLPPVQRVEPEKSSQVRIEALPEISQLPQDRESVYYFNLREIPPKSDKPNVLQLALQSKIKLFYRPKSIMLSETEMLNNPWQEKTQLIKQGDQYIIKNPTPFYITIIGAAERINSPVNQNFKAVMVAPFSQENLGVPSSTVGANPVLTYINDYGGRPKLQFKCQASTCQVVPENK, from the coding sequence ATGAAAAAATTAACTAATTTATATATCAGTGCTATTTTATTAAGCAGTTTAGTTAGCGGAAGTGCTTTCTCAGCAATTGCTTTAGATAGAACTCGCATTATTTTTAATGGCGATCAAAAAAGTGTATCAATCACTATTACCAATAAAAATAACCAACTGCCTTATTTGGCTCAAGGCTGGGTAGAAAATATTCAAGGGGTGAAAATTACCTCTCCCTTTGCCGTATTACCTCCCGTGCAAAGAGTTGAACCGGAAAAATCAAGCCAAGTCCGTATTGAGGCACTCCCTGAAATAAGCCAATTACCTCAAGATAGAGAAAGTGTTTATTACTTTAACTTAAGAGAGATCCCACCTAAAAGTGATAAACCCAATGTTTTGCAATTAGCATTACAAAGCAAAATTAAATTATTTTATCGCCCCAAAAGCATCATGCTAAGCGAAACTGAAATGTTGAATAACCCTTGGCAAGAAAAAACACAGCTTATTAAGCAAGGCGACCAATATATTATAAAAAACCCAACGCCCTTTTACATCACTATTATTGGTGCTGCGGAGCGTATCAACTCACCGGTAAACCAAAACTTTAAAGCCGTTATGGTCGCGCCATTTAGCCAAGAAAACCTAGGTGTTCCAAGCTCTACTGTTGGTGCGAACCCTGTTCTCACCTACATCAATGACTACGGTGGCCGTCCTAAATTGCAATTCAAATGCCAAGCCAGCACATGTCAGGTTGTTCCTGAAAATAAATAG
- a CDS encoding fimbrial protein produces the protein MINQKSLTLLLGLSLIFPPSVIYGASSNAFHNATGNWDVEGANGKIFVYGSLTESACHLSMDSAFQSVDLGNVETASLKAIGAQGHKTPINIELLDCIETPTILRNDKSGNVTWSNSQPGMKIRFIAPVIPFRPNIASVEGVTGLGLQITNPKGKEIAFGEYSEPQLISSGQNILTYYVAPVRVAEKLQAGAYRSVISFQITYE, from the coding sequence ATGATTAATCAAAAAAGTCTTACCTTGCTTCTCGGTTTATCTCTGATATTTCCACCGTCTGTCATATATGGGGCATCCTCGAATGCCTTTCATAACGCCACAGGAAATTGGGATGTCGAAGGCGCCAATGGAAAAATTTTTGTTTACGGCTCCTTAACTGAGAGTGCTTGCCATTTATCGATGGACTCTGCATTTCAATCTGTTGATTTGGGGAATGTTGAAACTGCGTCATTAAAAGCAATTGGTGCACAAGGCCATAAGACCCCGATTAATATTGAATTACTAGATTGTATCGAAACGCCAACCATCCTAAGAAATGATAAATCGGGTAATGTTACATGGAGTAATTCTCAGCCGGGGATGAAAATTCGGTTTATTGCCCCTGTCATACCGTTTCGCCCTAACATTGCTAGTGTCGAAGGCGTTACAGGATTGGGGTTACAAATCACCAACCCAAAAGGGAAAGAAATCGCTTTTGGTGAATACAGCGAACCACAACTTATTTCATCTGGGCAAAATATTTTAACCTATTACGTAGCCCCCGTTAGAGTTGCCGAAAAATTACAGGCAGGTGCGTACCGAAGCGTTATTTCTTTTCAAATAACCTATGAATAA
- a CDS encoding fimbrial protein translates to MNNLNFNFYKFKKIILSMLLSLLFFSLPSHPKNGQIGEIKIRGQLVAEACTVRPGDENIIVNFGTIVNKYLYINQKTPLENFNIHLDDCDNSIFKTVTVKFTGTENTNLPGLLALDSGSMASGIGIEILEYSGKKIPINSTTPAYNLENGTNILSFNANVQGEPDAIKNKSIAFGHFTATAIFSLIYD, encoded by the coding sequence ATGAATAACTTAAATTTCAATTTTTATAAATTTAAAAAAATAATACTCTCCATGCTATTAAGTTTGTTATTTTTTTCATTACCGAGCCATCCAAAAAATGGTCAAATCGGTGAAATTAAAATACGAGGGCAGCTTGTTGCTGAAGCTTGTACAGTAAGACCTGGTGATGAAAATATCATTGTAAACTTTGGTACTATCGTCAATAAGTATCTCTATATCAACCAAAAAACGCCTCTAGAAAATTTTAATATTCACTTAGATGACTGTGATAATAGTATATTTAAAACGGTAACCGTTAAATTTACAGGAACCGAAAATACCAATCTACCAGGCCTTCTTGCATTAGATTCAGGCAGTATGGCTTCGGGTATAGGTATTGAAATTTTAGAATACAGTGGTAAAAAAATCCCCATTAATAGTACAACGCCCGCATACAATCTAGAGAATGGTACGAATATATTAAGTTTTAATGCGAATGTACAAGGGGAACCTGATGCAATCAAAAATAAAAGTATTGCGTTTGGCCATTTTACTGCAACCGCTATTTTTAGTTTAATTTATGATTAA